Part of the Brassica oleracea var. oleracea cultivar TO1000 unplaced genomic scaffold, BOL UnpScaffold02413, whole genome shotgun sequence genome, TGACTCATTTGGTTCacagcaaaacatatatctggtctgGTGATTGTCAAGTAGATCAGCTTGCCAACCATCTTCCTGTATAGCTTTGGATCTTCAAACAGCTGCTTCTCTTCAACCTCCCCCTCTCGCAGAACTTTATATCCCTCCTCAAGGGGTGTCTTAGCTATCTTTCCTCCAAGCACATCAGTCTCCTTCAACATATCCATAGTATACTTCCTTTGAGACATAAACAAACCCTCCTTTGATCTGCATATCTCAATGCCCAGAAAATACTTCATCTCTCCCAAGTCTTTGATATCAAACACAGACTTGAGGAACTCTTTAGTGGCTTTAATCCCAGCCTTATCACTCCCTGTGATAATCAAATCATCCACATACACTACAATCACAATGATCCCTGAAGGTCCTGTCAAGGTGAAGAGAGTGTGATCTAATTCAGACTCCCTAAAGCCTCTCCCATTGAGTGTTATACTCATG contains:
- the LOC106321681 gene encoding uncharacterized mitochondrial protein AtMg00810-like yields the protein MSITLNGRGFRESELDHTLFTLTGPSGIIVIVVYVDDLIITGSDKAGIKATKEFLKSVFDIKDLGEMKYFLGIEICRSKEGLFMSQRKYTMDMLKETDVLGGKIAKTPLEEGYKVLREGEVEEKQLFEDPKLYRKMVGKLIYLTITRPDICFAVNQMSQHMQAPKVHHWKMVDRILRYLSGTPGQGVWMGCNGSTEVVGYCDAD